In Antechinus flavipes isolate AdamAnt ecotype Samford, QLD, Australia chromosome 6, AdamAnt_v2, whole genome shotgun sequence, the sequence TCGTCTTCCCAGGGAACGGGGAGGCTTCTTGTCTGGGAGGCCGGCCCTGCCTGCTCCTTCTTCTCCAGCCTCGCCGAAGCACTCCATCCGGGGCGCCCACTTGGGCTGCCAGGGAACACGGGGTGGCAGCTGCTCAGGACTCCGGCCCCCCCGGGGGGGGCTCCCTGTGGCTCCGAGGGCCTTTGGCCTGTATGATGGCCAACAGTGGGGCGGGGCAGGGGGCCCTGGCGTTGGCAGGGGCTCAGGGCCGaccccccctctctctgtcctctctctcagCGACCACCTTCTTCCACCACATCAACCTCCAATACAGCACAATCTCCGAGTTCTGCACGGGAGACAGCTGCCAGACGATGGCCGTGGGCAACACGTGAGTGACCGGGGACCCTCGGGGCCGGCCAGAGCTGCCGAGGCTGGCCTTGGCCCCCGCCCCGGGCCGCAGTCTCCAGCGCCTGACGGGCCACATGCTTAAGATAGTGGAGGGAATCTCAGGGTGCGGGGCACTTCCCGCCTGAGTGCCCAGAGGAGGCGCCGGAGCAGGGTCCCCCCTCTCAGCGTGGGGGAAGATGGACCCGGCTTTATCCGATCTGATCCTGGACGTAGCATTTCATGCCACTGCCAAATGGTTCTTAGGCAGAGACTCGTGTGTGAGTGGCGTCTCCCCATGGCTCCCGCTGGCCCTTCAGGTCCCATTCAGAGTCCTTGGTGTGGCGTGGACTGCTGGGGGCCTGGAGGTCAGCCAGGAACACCGAGGTTCTCTCCTCCTAAGGGACTCTTGGGCccttcttcagtttccttcttaAAATGGTGGCGCACTCTTAGtgtggatggggggggggggttaccAAGGGCTCTATTGCTTCCCTGTAACCTCTGCGCCCTTTCTGGAAGGCTTTGGGAGACTCCTCTTAGAGGCTCAGCAGTTGCACGCTCTGCTCCCACAGTGGAAGGGAGGTGTGAGTGCACAGAAGGACCCTGGTCATTCCTGGGCTGTCTCAGCAGATAGGAGAGAGGAGTGGTTGTGAGTGTGTTGGTGTGTCTGCAGCGTCTTGTGATTCCAGGGGAGCACCCTCTGATGTTACCCCTTGGGGAGGAGTAAGGGGCCTCCTTGAGGCAGGGAGAGCATAGTGCTTAGGCCGAACTTAATcagcacctactaagtgctgAGCACCGAGGATATGGAGAAGGGCAGAAACCTGGTCCTtaccttcaagaagctcacactCCAAGGGAGTAAACAAGTATGCCATCTTGAGAGAGGAAAGCACAAGCACaggctgggggggtggggggggtagAGTGAGGGATAAGGGAATGTGGAGTTAGAAAAGGGCTCTTGTAGAAGGTGGGGTTTGAAACGAGTCTCAAAGGAGCCAGAAGACAGAACATCCcagacatgggggacagccagtgaacATATGATGGGCAAGGAAGGGCAAGCTACTGGGTTTCATCCTAGAGGGACGGGGGAGCCTCCTGCTGGAGTTAATTGGGAAGAGCTGTGATAGGGTCAGTCCTGCACTTAAGGAAGGGACGATCATTTTGATCCTGAGTGGAAGATAGCCCAAAATGGGCAAGATGCCTGAAGTGGGCAGCCACACCAGGAGGGTGTGGCAGTAGTCTAGGCATGAGGGCAGGAGCAGGAACAGGGAAGAGAAGATGAATTGGGGAAATGCAGCAGAGGTGAAAGTGACCAGAGATGCTATAGAAGTGAAAGTGACCAGAGATGTAGCAAAGATGAAAGTGACCAGAGATGTAGCAAAGGTGAAAGTGATCAGAGATGTAGCAAAGGTGAAAGTGACCAGAGATGCTATAGAAGTGAAAGTGACCAGAGATGTAGCAAAGGTGAAAGTGACCAGAGGTGCTATAGAATTGAAAGTGACCAGAGATGTAGCAAAGGTGAAAGTGACATGCCTTGCTACTGTGTTGGATTTGGAGGGTGAAAGAGAATAAGGACTCCAAGATGATGCATTGGTTTTGAGCCTGGGGGATCGGAGGAAGGTGTTACAATAATGGGGAAGAAAGGTGGAGAAAGAAGGCACTCAGAAATAGATTCTGAATATGAGAATGTGACTAGGCAGGCTAGGAAAGAGAAGGGATAGCTCTATGGCCAATCTAAAGAGGCTCTTTTACTCTTCCTAAGATGGTCAGCTTGGATCTCTGTGAGGGGCAAGGCCTTGGTGGGCTCTCCATGAACAACAGGGACCAAAAGTTACCCAGAGGGTAAATAAATGAGGTCCACGGATGCTGTGGCCCTTGCAGGTGGGCTGGGCCCAGAGAGTGAAGAGAACTCCTCTTCAGGCTGGAGAGAGCTCCTCATCCTGCCTTGAAGCTGAATGAGGCCCAGTTAATGAGAGACATGATTTGGGCCACCCCACCCTGCATCTCTACTCCACCTTGGCAGCTTCAAAAGTTTCCCTGTGTGAATAGCCACCCTAAAGGAAGTGACTGAACCTCCTGGCTGGAGGCCTGAAAGGCCTTGGAGGAAGAATAACAGCCCTTTCCCTTGGGGGAATAATACCTGCTTTTAGTACCCATTGTagaggagaggaaactgaggcttatcaAAGCCTAGACTTGGCCAAGGTTGCTCAGCCCGGAAGAGTTAGGATTTCAAAGCCATGTCTGGCACGAGGCCAACAGAATGGGTGAAGGGAGAATTCTGGATTGCCTTTGGGGAGTGTTGACAACTCCGTGTCACTAGGGGGCTGCACTGGGGCCGCTGAGCCTGGAGGGCAGAGGCAGACCCTGCTACCACACATGTCTCCGCCCTTCCTGGAGCTCTTCAGTCGTGGTCTTCCTTCCCTAGGAAAGATCTCCCCTCCTCGGGTCGCCTCAGCCTAAGCAACTCTTGCCTGTGGCCCCTATCATGAGACACTTCAAAAATGGgttcccctttttccccctcctctccttcccgcTCAAGTCTTAGTCCTTGAACACCcagcttcttcctcctccccaatccGCTGACTGATCCTTTCATGTGAGGAAGGGCAAGGGCCCAGCTCCTTGGTTGGGGAGGTAGAAAGGCTGTTCCCATGGCGGGGGACAAGGGAAGTGGGCCCACAGCATTGGCCATCCCTCAGTTTGAGCTGGGGGCTCAGTAGGGGAGGAGAGCTGCTGCAGGCCTGCAGGGGCTTGTGGGTAGTGCCATCTAGGAGGAAGCAGCGTGGCTTGCCTGGGACTGCTCAGCCCTGAGGAGCCAGCAGGTGGGGCGGCTGATCTGGCCTGGCTCTGCAGTCTCCGGCATTTCTTGGCTGCTGTGCCCTGGATTCTGTTTGTGTCCTCGCTGGATCCAGATTGTGGTGTCCCCCTCTGCCCCTCCCACCTCAGCATTAAGTTACAGCCTCCCTAGGAGCAGGGACTCATCTCCTTAGTGTAGCCGGCCACAGGCAGTGGGTGTTTAATGCATGTTTAAGTTGCTAGGAAGCCGCTGCAGGGCAGGTGTTTCGGGGTCCGTATTTGGGGGCCTGGCAGGGGTCGGCCCAGGGAGGGGGCAGGCTTGGCGCACGGGCAGCCGGGCTTGGTGACGCTCCCCCCCAAGGCTTCTTGGTTCCCCACCCCCCAGGCAGTACTACTGGTATGATGAGCGGGGAAAGAAGACCAAGTGCACGGCCCCCCAGTACGTCGACTTCGTCATGAGCTCGGTGCAGAAGCTGGTGACGGATGAGGACGTGTTCCCCACAAAATATGGTAGGTCTTCTGCCGTGGCCCCGACTGCCAGGGCCAGAGGGGGGCTCGTGGCTGCCCCTGCCTGGGCCCCTCCTCATCTACCTCCTGCTGCTTTGGGGAGCTTTGGGTGTTGGAGCTCCCGGGGGGGCAGGTTCTGGGCATGGGTTTGGGCTCAGACCAGCGCCAAGATGGGGGAGGGCAGAGAAGAAGCGTGGACTGGCTCCTTTCCCAGCCAGAAGTGAGTCGGTGATCTCACTGGGGGAGCCTGCCCCACCAAGAGCAGGGGACTCTGGAAGAGCTTCGTGGAGGGGGTGGCCCCTGAGTCTGCCCTTAAAGGTAGAGCACACTTCTCTAACAGTCATGGAGAAGTGTCACAGGTGGATACTATGGAGCAAACGCTTCGAGAAGTGGGCAAGTTGGAGGGGGGGTGGTTCCGAGGCCCTGGCCCCTCCCAGGGGGAGAAGGCTCTCTGGAGTCTCTGGGGAGCGGCTCTGATGTCACCTCTCCGCCCCCAGGCAAGGAGTTCCCCAACTCCTTCGAGTCTCTGGTCAAGAAGATTTGCCGCTACCTGTTCCACGTGCTGGCGCACATCTACGCAGCGCACTTCAAGGAGACGCTGGCCCTGGAGCTGCACGGACACTTGAACACCCTGTACACACACTTCATCCTCTTCATCAGGGAGTTCAACCTGGTTGACTCCAAGGAGGTCACGGTCATGGATGACCTCACGGAGGTCCTGTGcagcggtggcggcggcggcgcaGGTGGGAATGGGGGCAGCGGGGGGGCACAGAACCACGTGAAGGAGAGATGAGCCTTCGCGGGGGCCAGGGCGCGCACCAAGCCGGGAACAGAGCCCAGCCCTAGTCTATTCTCCTTCTGCACGGGCGTGTCCGCCTGCCCGCACCCCCATCCCACGCGCACCCTCACGGGCGCCTGCTCGCGCACTGACTCTCGGCGGACTCGGGAGACGGGCCGGCCCCAGGACTCGCGGCCCGGCGCGCGCGGAGGGAGGCCCCGGCCGGAGCCGCGCCTGGGTTCTGGTGGCCCACGCTTCCTTTGGTCCGGGCTTCTTCCTGCCTTCGGCCTCCCGCGCGGAGGGGCCGCCCCGCTTTCTGTCAGGAAGAATGACTCTTCCTTCCGAAGCGGACAGACAGCGGACCCCAGGCTGAACGGCTTCGCTTCTGGCGTCCCTTTGACCTGGATCCCCTGCAAGCTGCCCCACCCCCAGCTCACAGGCGGAGAGCTTCCCGCTGGTGACCCGGTGGGCATGGCCAGGGGAAAGGAAGGGTGTGTCCAGGAGGGGTCCCGAGAAGGGGCCAGGGCGGTGACGTCACCTTGTGGGCTTCTTTTAGTTCCTCtgttctataataataaaaaaatcctcCCTCAGGCCCGAGGCCTGTTTCTTGGGGGGGCCGGGAGTGGGCATCCCTCATCTTCCTGATCCCTTCCGGGGTGTCGCCCAGATCGGCAGGACGGAGGGGAGAGAAGCCCCTGAGTCCCTGGTGCCCGGGCCAGCGCCCCCATACACCTGCTGTGGAGGGCTGTCTGTCTTTGTCCAGGAGGGTCCAAGGGCCAGCACCCTGTCGGCGGCTCTGAACTAGCTCCCCTAAACCACAAAAGGCAGGAGCTCAGCAAAAAGAGTTCATGGAGGCAAGCAGGGAAATGACACTTTACTAAAAGTGCCTCAAGTAATGAATTAACTTGAATGCTTTACATCCACTCACCAGTAGCGGCCACTGATTGGCTCAAAGACAGGGAGAAATAATAAGTCTGTAAGAGTTGAGTCCTAAATGCACCCATTTCAGAGCTAGACAAATCTAACTGGCAACCAAAGTCAGACTCGAATAGATTTTAGAAACATTAGACGTGGTAAGACTCTGCAGGAATAGGAGTTTGCTCAT encodes:
- the MOB2 gene encoding MOB kinase activator 2 isoform X2 encodes the protein MVGDHCSLPGDRGALGPPPKTALSCKMVLRAVGKVLRKSKAKPNGKKPAPEEKKLYLEPEYTQSRITDFEFKELVTLPREIDLNEWLASNTTTFFHHINLQYSTISEFCTGDSCQTMAVGNTQYYWYDERGKKTKCTAPQYVDFVMSSVQKLVTDEDVFPTKYGKEFPNSFESLVKKICRYLFHVLAHIYAAHFKETLALELHGHLNTLYTHFILFIREFNLVDSKEVTVMDDLTEVLCSGGGGGAGGNGGSGGAQNHVKER
- the MOB2 gene encoding MOB kinase activator 2 isoform X1; translation: MGSWRRCQEEARLARGQPGAGTPYEERSSVFLADFQALPAQGFCPRPAQRARLPSLRPLSFLLEAASAWGSSMALKSKAKPNGKKPAPEEKKLYLEPEYTQSRITDFEFKELVTLPREIDLNEWLASNTTTFFHHINLQYSTISEFCTGDSCQTMAVGNTQYYWYDERGKKTKCTAPQYVDFVMSSVQKLVTDEDVFPTKYGKEFPNSFESLVKKICRYLFHVLAHIYAAHFKETLALELHGHLNTLYTHFILFIREFNLVDSKEVTVMDDLTEVLCSGGGGGAGGNGGSGGAQNHVKER
- the MOB2 gene encoding MOB kinase activator 2 isoform X3 → MDWLMGKSKAKPNGKKPAPEEKKLYLEPEYTQSRITDFEFKELVTLPREIDLNEWLASNTTTFFHHINLQYSTISEFCTGDSCQTMAVGNTQYYWYDERGKKTKCTAPQYVDFVMSSVQKLVTDEDVFPTKYGKEFPNSFESLVKKICRYLFHVLAHIYAAHFKETLALELHGHLNTLYTHFILFIREFNLVDSKEVTVMDDLTEVLCSGGGGGAGGNGGSGGAQNHVKER